A single window of Uloborus diversus isolate 005 chromosome 5, Udiv.v.3.1, whole genome shotgun sequence DNA harbors:
- the LOC129223107 gene encoding histone H2A-beta, sperm-like: protein MEQMSKSQKAELIMPVARVKAMLKVGKFGNRVSDKAAVFMTATLEYLITEILELSINCARSDGVKRIQPRHVNIALKTDPEYSAIFNHAGIKGSTMIPKQINSRSYTSSNGQMDLAANPDLEPGPSRESN, encoded by the coding sequence ATGGAACAAATGTCAAAATCACAAAAGGCAGAATTAATAATGCCTGTTGCAAGAGTGAAAGCCATGCTGAAGGTTGGAAAGTTTGGTAACCGAGTCAGCGACAAAGCTGCCGTTTTTATGACCGCCACTCTTGAATACTTGATAACAGAAATACTGGAACTATCGATAAATTGCGCTCGATCGGATGGTGTAAAAAGGATTCAGCCTCGTCACGTGAACATCGCTTTAAAAACTGATCCAGAGTACTCTGCCATTTTCAATCACGCAGGAATTAAAGGTTCTACCATGATTCCAAAGCAAATTAATAGTCGGTCCTACACTTCTTCAAATGGACAGATGGACTTAGCCGCAAACCCGGATTTAGAACCTGGACCTTCACGAGAAAGTAACTGA